A genomic window from Purpureocillium takamizusanense chromosome 2, complete sequence includes:
- a CDS encoding Triose-phosphate isomerase (EggNog:ENOG503P102~COG:G) has translation MASSTPPPRRRLIGLSTKMYFSLSKTRDFTSQFLAHLATVSGSQLSQIDIFVIPDFVSLTETASQLKTAPVPVWLGAQDCHGEDAGAFTGEVSPAVLAEAGVRIVEVGHAERRRLFGEDDATVASKAAAVSRNGMVPLICIGEKSRGDVSIAVDECAAQVDAVLGSLADDAEAVLAYEPVWAIGASQPAGEEHVLAVVAGIRNLESVRRRKGQTRVVYGGSAGPGLYARLSGGLDGLFLGRFGHNPERFVQTIREVIES, from the coding sequence ATGGCTTCGTCcactccgccgccgcgtcggcggctcaTCGGCCTCTCGACCAAAATGTACTTTTCCCTCTCCAAGACGCGCGACTTCACCAGCCAGTTCCTCGCCCACCTTGCCACCGTCTCCGGCTCGCAGCTTTCTCAGATCGACATCTTTGTCATCCCCGACTTCGTCTCCCTGACCGAGACGGCGTCGCAGCTCAAGACGGCACCGGTCCCCGTCTGGCTCGGCGCCCAGGACTGCCACGGGGAAGACGCTGGCGCCTTCACCGGCGAGGTCAGccccgccgtgctcgccgaggcgggcgtccgCATAGTCGAGGTCGGCCACGCGGAGCGCAGGAGACtctttggcgaggacgacgcgaCAGTCGCaagcaaggccgccgcggtgaGTAGGAACGGCATGGTCCCCCTCATCTGCATCGGAGAGAAGAGCCGGGGGGATGTATCGATCGCGGTGGACGAGTGCGCCGCCCAGGTCGATGCTGTGCTGGGCAGCCtcgcagacgacgccgaggccgtgctGGCCTACGAGCCGGTATGGGCCATtggcgccagccagcccgcgggCGAAGAGCACGTTCTGGCAGTCGTGGCGGGCATTCGGAACCTCGAGAGCGTGCGCCGGCGAAAGGGCCAGACGAGGGTCGTGTACGGCGGGAGCGCGGGCCCGGGCCTGTACGCGCGACTGAGCGGCGGTTTGGACGGCCTATTCCTCGGACGCTTTGGGCATAACCCGGAGCGCTTTGTTCAGACTATTCGCGAGGTCATTGAATCGTAG
- a CDS encoding uncharacterized protein (EggNog:ENOG503NWEZ~COG:E~COG:Q): MSLYRIGVDVGGTNTDAAILDIKALSSPDRGVLASYKATTTPDITSGIEEAIRAVLASSAIDQRRVLSVTIGTTHFINALVEADARRLDRVAVVRLCGPFTRQIPPFSGFPVGLHGILDGGVYYLNGGLEMDGREIAALDPEEIQKAARDIVASGVKAVALAGVFSPLDHEGIHEERCKKILLEEAPDLNVVCSHDIGPTGFLERENATILNAAILRTGHRVKRGFRKAMARLNLACPLYLSQNDGTLIDAEAAADFPIKTFASGPTNSMTGAAFLAGIDQKHDGKPNGTTSTNGDANKEQAQILVVDIGGTTTDVCALLPSGFPRQAPGFVEFGGVRTAFSMPEVVSLGLGGGSKVSVDETQPDLVSVGPASVGHLIRQQAKIFGGSTLTATDIVVAAGKADLGDAGLIKDVPQSTIDLARKDIKRKLETVIDQMKVSAAPVTVLLVGGGALLVTDELAGVEKCISPVHQGAANAIGAAIGRVSGEVDTVEILEGKKEKDVLEAACKRAIDMAVEKGAARDDVKIVEVNRMPLQYMSKVTIRVQVRAVGRLAIPDDISLLQNPEWTLNGDADEAEGEKVSVPNALEPTTKPSLGVDIESYRPDVRNGVWYISEIDLEFLATGCGVLGTGGGGPTYFEFLKGLEALRNGGKGKMRVVSPKALKDDDIVCFGAYYGSPTVINERMSGGREIIDAIDSITKVQGHKEFHALLVDEIGGGNGMCVFGTGVHYDLPVVDGDAMGRAYPTIYHGNHCPTLAASITADHDDSDF, translated from the exons ATGTCCCTGTATCGTATAGGCGTGGACGTTGGTGGCACCAACACCGACGCAGCCATCCTTGATATCAAGGCCCTGAGCAGCCCCGACCGCGGTGTGCTCGCCTCGTACAAGGCCACCACGACACCCGACATTACCAgcggcatcgaggaggcAATCAGGGCCGTTCTTGCAAGCTCAGCCATCGACCAAAGGCGCGTCCTCAGCGTCACTATCGGCACCACCCACTTCATCAATGCGCTGGTTGAGGCTGACGCCAGGCGGCTGGACCGTGTTGCCGTGGTTCGGCTCTGCGGCCCTTTCACTAGACAGATTCCCCCCTTTTCAGGCTTCCCCGTCGGCCTTCATGGAATTCTGGATGGGGGCGTCTATTACCTAAACGGTGGGCTGGAGATGGACGGGCGAGAGATTGCGGCTCTCGACCCCGAGGAGATCCAAAAGGCTGCCAGGGATATTGTAGCCTCTGGAGTCAAGGCTGTCGCTCTTGCCGGCGTCTTTTCACCTCTGGATCATGAAGGAATTCACGAGGAGCGATGCAAGAAAATTCTGCTCGAAGAAGCCCCTGATCTCAATGTCGTCTGCTCCCATGACATTGGCCCTACCGGCTTCTTGGAGCGAGAAAACGCCACCATtctcaacgccgccatctTGAGAACTGGACACCGAGTGAAGAGGGGCTTTCGGAAGGCCATGGCGCGACTCAACCTCGCATGCCCCCTCTATCTGTCTCAAAATGACGGAACCTTGAtcgacgccgaagccgccgccgacttccCCATCAAAACTTTTGCTAGTGGTCCGACAAACAGCATGACCGGCGCAGCATTCCTGGCCGGTATCGACCAGAAGCACGACGGTAAGCCCAATGGCACGACATCTaccaacggcgacgccaacaaGGAGCAAGCACAGATTCTCGTTGTCGACATCGGAGGGACGACCACAGATGTCTGTGCCTTGCTGCCCTCTGGCTTCCCTCGCCAGGCGCCCGGGTTCGTCGAATTTGGAGGCGTCCGCACCGCTTTCTCCATGCCCGAGGTCGTCTCCTTGgggttgggcggcggcagcaaggtCTCGGTCGACGAGACACAGCCGGACCTGGTCTCCGTTGGCCCTGCATCCGTGGGACACCTGATTCGGCAGCAAGCCAAGATATTTGGCGGCTCTACGCTGACAGCGACCGatatcgtcgtcgccgccggcaaggctGATTTAGGGGACGCCGGCCTCATCAAGGACGTTCCTCAATCGACTATTGACCTCGCCCGCAAGGACATCAAAAGGAAGCTTGAGACTGTCATCGACCAGATGAAAGTTTCTGCGGCTCCTGTGACAGTACTTctcgtcggaggcggcgctctgCTCGTCACTGACGAGTTGGCCGGCGTAGAGAAGTGCATATCGCCGGTCCATCAGGGTGCGGCAAACGCTATTGGCGCTGCCATTGGTAGAGTCTCCGGCGAAGTCGACACTGTTGAGATCCTCGAAggcaagaaggagaaggacgTTCTTGAGGCCGCCTGTAAACGCGCAATCGACATGGCCGTTGAAAAGGGGGCCGCACGCGACGATGTCAAGATTGTCGAGGTCAACAGAATGCCGCTTCAGTACATGTCAAAGGTCACAATCCGCGTGCAAGTCAGAGCAGTGGGAAGACTCGCCATCCCCGATGACATATCTCTTCTCCAGAACCCTGAGTGGACCCTGAACGGCGACgcagacgaggccgagggcgaaaAGGTCAGCGTGCCGAACGCGCTGGAGCCCACGACCAAGCCTAGTCTCGGCGTTGACATTGAGTCCTACCGTCCCGATGTCAGGAACGGAGTATGGTACATATCGGAGATTGATTTAGAGTTCTTGGCCACTGGATGTGGTGTTCTaggcactggcggcggcggtccgaCATATTTCGAGTTCCTCAAGGGCTTGGAAGCTTTGCGAAACggtggcaagggcaagatgAGAGTCGTTTCTCCCAAAGCTCTCAAGGACGATGACATTGTCTGTTTCGGTGCCTACTACGGCAGCCCCACCGTCATCAACGAGCGCATGTCTGGTGGCCGAGAAatcatcgacgccatcgaTTCCATCACCAAGGTTCAAGGCCACAAGGAGTTTCATGCCTTGTTGGTCGATGAGAT cggtggtggcaaCGGCATGTGTGTGTTCGGCACTGGTGTACACTACGATCTCCCTGTTGTAGATGGTGACGCCATGGGCAGAGCTTACCCAACGATATACCACGGTAATCATTGTCCCACACTCGCCGCTTCCATCACTGCTGACCACGACGATAGTGACTTTTAG
- the THI4 gene encoding thiamine metabolism- protein (COG:H~EggNog:ENOG503NX5E), with protein sequence MSPPAAVSPPQHAAELATPASKLAVKGVNSNKTTTTIDDMLGQWDTFRFAPIRESQVSRAMTRRYFQDLDTYAESDIVIIGAGSCGLSAAYVLGKTRPDLKIAIIEASVSPGGGAWLGGQLFSAMVMRKPADAFLREVGVPYEDEGNYVVVKHAALFTSTIMSKVLAMPNIKLFNATCVEDLITRQALDEGEGVRITGVVTNWTLVSMHHDDQSCMDPNTINAPLVISTTGHDGPMGAFSVKRLVSMQRIEKLGGMRGLDMNTAEDAIVKGTREIVPGLIVGGMELSEVDGANRMGPTFGAMALSGLKAAEEALKVWDIRAKQTAQ encoded by the exons atgagcccccccgccgccgtctcgccccccCAGCACGCCGCTGAGCTCGCCACCCCGGCGTCAAAGCTCGCCGTCAAGGGCGTCAACAGCAAcaagaccaccaccactatTGACGACATGCTCGGCCAGTGGGACACCTTCCGGTTCGCGCCCATCCGCGAGAGCCAGGTGTCGCGGGCCATGACGCGCCGCTACTTCCAGGACCTCGACACGTACGCCGAGTCGGACATTgtcatcatcggcgccggctcgtGCGGCCTCAGCGCCGCCTACGTGCTCGGCAAGACGCGCCCGGACCTCAAGatcgccatcatcgaggcctccgtctcccccggcggcggcgcctggctcggcggccagctcttCTCCGCCATGGTCATGCgcaagcccgccgacgccttcctgcgcgaggtcggcgtcccctacgaggacgagggcaactacgtcgtcgtcaagcacgccgccctcttcaCCTCCACCATCATGTCCAAGGTCCTGGCCATGCCCAACATCAAGCTCTTCAACGCCACCTGCGTCGAGGACCTCATCACCCGCCAGGCCttggacgagggcgagggcgtccgcatcaccggcgtcgtcaccaaCTGGACCCTCGTCTCCAtgcaccacgacgaccagTCCTGCATGGACCCCAACACCATCAACGCCCCTCTCGTCATCTCCACcaccggccacgacggccccATGGGAGCCTTCTCCGTCAAGCGCCTCGTCAGCATGCAGCGCATTGAGAAGCTCGGCGGCATGCGTGGCCTGGATATGaacacggccgaggacgccatTGTCAAGGGCACCCGCGAGATCGTCCCCGgtctcatcgtcggcggcatggaGCTGTCAGAGGTTGACGGCGCCAACCGCATGG GCCCGACTTTtggcgccatggccctcaGCGGCctgaaggcggccgaggaagcCCTCAAGGTCTGGGATATTCGCGCCAAGCAAACCGCCCAGTAA
- a CDS encoding uncharacterized protein (COG:F~COG:H~EggNog:ENOG503NZI1~TransMembrane:10 (i40-59o65-93i114-143o163-182i189-211o238-257i278-298o392-417i438-459o479-502i)): MGLKTLVKRFELQNVSALTNEDVRPCEAERRTWNFLAFHNYWLLINCNIATFLTGSALIPLGLTWWQAIISIVVGNIIATTALLLSSLAGAYYHIGFPVYSRAIWGIWGSQFTIWNRIFLSFVWYGFQAWVGGECIYMILLSWDPKYESRIPNTIPADTGMTSAQFVAYVIFCVISLPFLWIRPHRLQPFFYVAATVTFIFFLVLLIWALATMGPTGFGSTLSSERTIPLTGGPNSTAWLMVYGVMSTVGSIAAGILNQNDYARLAKRPRDAIWGQAIAYPLYCNYAAVLGILVVAATQHRFDGEAIWNPPTLFVRLLEKDPSSGTRAAVFFAGLALVVSQLGSSIPGNALAGGIDLASTFPKYINIRRGAYITALISPAVNPWRLVNTATIFLTVLSSYGIFLAPMTGMMTANYLIVCRRKFKVDDLYRGDRSSIYWYTWGVNWRAPVAWIVGVIPPLPGFVSQVNTSVTVTDAAIELYYLNYVYGYLSSMLVYTLLHWAFPAKALDEFVREPTSAATLQQHYRDRWDSEAMEAAALASSGEGISGKDTGRMVAAAI; this comes from the exons ATGGGTCTCAAGACTCTGGTGAAGCGCTTTGAGCTGCAGAATGTCTCGGCTTTGACT AACGAGGACGTTCGTCCTTGCGAGGCCGAGCGACGGACGTGGAACTTCCTGGCCTTTCACAACTACT GGCTCCTGATCAATTGTAACATCGCTACGTTCCTCACTGGCAGCGCGCTCATCCCGCTCGGCCTTACTTGGTGGCAGGCCATCATTA GCATCGTTGTCGGGAATATTATCGCAACCACGGCGCTTCTGCTGAGCTCGTTGGCCGGTGCCTATTATCACA TCGGCTTTCCCGTGTACAGCCGTGCCATCTGGGGTATCTGGGGCTCCCAGTTTACGATATGGAACCGAATCTTCTTGTCGTTTG TCTGGTATGGCTTCCAAGCCTGGGTCGGCGGTGAATGCATTTACATGATCCTGCTTTCGTGGGATCCCAAGTACGAATCGCGCATACCCAACACGATCCCTGCTGATACCGGGATGACCTCTGCGCAATTTGTCGCCTACGTCATCTTTTGTGTCATCAGCCTGCCATTTCTCTGGATCCGGCCGCACAGGCTCCAGCCGTTCTTTTATGTCGCGGCGACGGTAACCTTCATCTTCTTCCTGGTTTTGCTAATATGGGCACTGGCCACCATGGGACCAACGGGCTTCGGCAGCACCCTCAGCTCGGAGCGCACCATCCCTCTGACCGGCGGACCCAACAGCACTGCTTGGTTGATGGTGTACGGCGTCATGTCCACAGTTGGATCCATCGCGGCCGGCATTCTCAACCAAAACGACTACGCTCGTCTGGCGAAGCGGCCCCGGGATGCCATATGGGGTCAGGCGATCGCGTATCCGCTGTATTGCAACTATGCTGCTGTGCTTGGCATCTTGGTCGTTGCGGCGACCCAGCATCGCTTCGATGGTGAGGCCATCTGGAACCCACCCACACTCTTTGTGCGACTCCTGGAAAAAGACCCGAGCTCAGGAACCCGCGCCGCTGTCTTctttgccggcctcgcgctcgtTGTTTCGCAGCTGGGAAGCAGCATACCGGGCAATGCGCTGGCGGGTGGCATTGACCTCGCGTCCACGTTTCCCAAGTACATCAATATCCGCAGGGGCGCGTATATCACGGCCCTGATCAGCCCCGCAGTTAATCCCTGGCGGTTGGTCAACACGGCCACCATATTCTTGACTGTCCTGTCGAGTTACGGCATCTTTCTTGCGCCAATGACGGGCATGATGACTGCAAACTACCTCATCGTCTGCAGGCGCAAGTTCAAAGTGGATGACCTGTACCGCGGAGACAGGAGCAGCATATACTGGTACACGTGGGGGGTGAACTGGCGGGCGCCTGTTGCG TGGATTGTCGGTGTAATTCCACCGCTTCCCGGCTTTGTCTCACAAGTCAACACATCGGTCACTGTTACAGACGCGGCCATAGAACTGTACTATCTCAACTACGTATACGGCTATCTCTCAAGCATGCTGGTCTATACGCTTCTGCATTGGGCATTCCCAGCCAAGGCGCTGGATGAGTTCGTGCGCGAGCCCACGTCAGCGGCAACGCTCCAGCAACACTACCGGGACCGCTGGGACTCAGAGGCCATGGAAGCGGCCGCCCTTGCCAGCTCCGGTGAAGGAATATCAGGCAAAGACACGGGAaggatggtggcggcggcgatttgA
- the THI4 gene encoding thiamine metabolism- protein, variant 2 (COG:H~EggNog:ENOG503NX5E) — translation MCRPYQTSPPPIMSPPAAVSPPQHAAELATPASKLAVKGVNSNKTTTTIDDMLGQWDTFRFAPIRESQVSRAMTRRYFQDLDTYAESDIVIIGAGSCGLSAAYVLGKTRPDLKIAIIEASVSPGGGAWLGGQLFSAMVMRKPADAFLREVGVPYEDEGNYVVVKHAALFTSTIMSKVLAMPNIKLFNATCVEDLITRQALDEGEGVRITGVVTNWTLVSMHHDDQSCMDPNTINAPLVISTTGHDGPMGAFSVKRLVSMQRIEKLGGMRGLDMNTAEDAIVKGTREIVPGLIVGGMELSEVDGANRMGPTFGAMALSGLKAAEEALKVWDIRAKQTAQ, via the exons ATGTGCAGACCATATCAAacatcaccaccgcccatcatgagcccccccgccgccgtctcgccccccCAGCACGCCGCTGAGCTCGCCACCCCGGCGTCAAAGCTCGCCGTCAAGGGCGTCAACAGCAAcaagaccaccaccactatTGACGACATGCTCGGCCAGTGGGACACCTTCCGGTTCGCGCCCATCCGCGAGAGCCAGGTGTCGCGGGCCATGACGCGCCGCTACTTCCAGGACCTCGACACGTACGCCGAGTCGGACATTgtcatcatcggcgccggctcgtGCGGCCTCAGCGCCGCCTACGTGCTCGGCAAGACGCGCCCGGACCTCAAGatcgccatcatcgaggcctccgtctcccccggcggcggcgcctggctcggcggccagctcttCTCCGCCATGGTCATGCgcaagcccgccgacgccttcctgcgcgaggtcggcgtcccctacgaggacgagggcaactacgtcgtcgtcaagcacgccgccctcttcaCCTCCACCATCATGTCCAAGGTCCTGGCCATGCCCAACATCAAGCTCTTCAACGCCACCTGCGTCGAGGACCTCATCACCCGCCAGGCCttggacgagggcgagggcgtccgcatcaccggcgtcgtcaccaaCTGGACCCTCGTCTCCAtgcaccacgacgaccagTCCTGCATGGACCCCAACACCATCAACGCCCCTCTCGTCATCTCCACcaccggccacgacggccccATGGGAGCCTTCTCCGTCAAGCGCCTCGTCAGCATGCAGCGCATTGAGAAGCTCGGCGGCATGCGTGGCCTGGATATGaacacggccgaggacgccatTGTCAAGGGCACCCGCGAGATCGTCCCCGgtctcatcgtcggcggcatggaGCTGTCAGAGGTTGACGGCGCCAACCGCATGG GCCCGACTTTtggcgccatggccctcaGCGGCctgaaggcggccgaggaagcCCTCAAGGTCTGGGATATTCGCGCCAAGCAAACCGCCCAGTAA
- a CDS encoding uncharacterized protein (EggNog:ENOG503NWEZ~COG:E~COG:Q) gives MSLYRIGVDVGGTNTDAAILDIKALSSPDRGVLASYKATTTPDITSGIEEAIRAVLASSAIDQRRVLSVTIGTTHFINALVEADARRLDRVAVVRLCGPFTRQIPPFSGFPVGLHGILDGGVYYLNGGLEMDGREIAALDPEEIQKAARDIVASGVKAVALAGVFSPLDHEGIHEERCKKILLEEAPDLNVVCSHDIGPTGFLERENATILNAAILRTGHRVKRGFRKAMARLNLACPLYLSQNDGTLIDAEAAADFPIKTFASGPTNSMTGAAFLAGIDQKHDGKPNGTTSTNGDANKEQAQILVVDIGGTTTDVCALLPSGFPRQAPGFVEFGGVRTAFSMPEVVSLGLGGGSKVSVDETQPDLVSVGPASVGHLIRQQAKIFGGSTLTATDIVVAAGKADLGDAGLIKDVPQSTIDLARKDIKRKLETVIDQMKVSAAPVTVLLVGGGALLVTDELAGVEKCISPVHQGAANAIGAAIGRVSGEVDTVEILEGKKEKDVLEAACKRAIDMAVEKGAARDDVKIVEVNRMPLQYMSKVTIRVQVRAVGRLAIPDDISLLQNPEWTLNGDADEAEGEKVSVPNALEPTTKPSLGVDIESYRPDVRNGVWYISEIDLEFLATGCGVLGTGGGGPTYFEFLKGLEALRNGGKGKMRVVSPKALKDDDIVCFGAYYGSPTVINERMSGGREIIDAIDSITKVQGHKEFHALLVDEIGGGNGMCVFGTGVHYDLPVVDGDAMGRAYPTIYHVTFSVYGYPMTPCAITDAAGNSSVIMKTDTPARLEKLLRDTAVELGLTCASSTCPLPGSTIKAAAVQNTISQAWYLGRAVNIARRKKANYVDAIFDVCAGKLLFTGKIVDVHRYIGGGYTMGAVVLAPLGADEREAASESKQQVPTDRHMVIPFQNEYLYAAYSDAEGSKESQEVVCTVPHLISILGQDGEAIGSQDLRYGLRVNVIALPAHPLWTTEKALKVGGPEGFGLDIPTVGVDNDFTEAKSVIDEFDTRT, from the exons ATGTCCCTGTATCGTATAGGCGTGGACGTTGGTGGCACCAACACCGACGCAGCCATCCTTGATATCAAGGCCCTGAGCAGCCCCGACCGCGGTGTGCTCGCCTCGTACAAGGCCACCACGACACCCGACATTACCAgcggcatcgaggaggcAATCAGGGCCGTTCTTGCAAGCTCAGCCATCGACCAAAGGCGCGTCCTCAGCGTCACTATCGGCACCACCCACTTCATCAATGCGCTGGTTGAGGCTGACGCCAGGCGGCTGGACCGTGTTGCCGTGGTTCGGCTCTGCGGCCCTTTCACTAGACAGATTCCCCCCTTTTCAGGCTTCCCCGTCGGCCTTCATGGAATTCTGGATGGGGGCGTCTATTACCTAAACGGTGGGCTGGAGATGGACGGGCGAGAGATTGCGGCTCTCGACCCCGAGGAGATCCAAAAGGCTGCCAGGGATATTGTAGCCTCTGGAGTCAAGGCTGTCGCTCTTGCCGGCGTCTTTTCACCTCTGGATCATGAAGGAATTCACGAGGAGCGATGCAAGAAAATTCTGCTCGAAGAAGCCCCTGATCTCAATGTCGTCTGCTCCCATGACATTGGCCCTACCGGCTTCTTGGAGCGAGAAAACGCCACCATtctcaacgccgccatctTGAGAACTGGACACCGAGTGAAGAGGGGCTTTCGGAAGGCCATGGCGCGACTCAACCTCGCATGCCCCCTCTATCTGTCTCAAAATGACGGAACCTTGAtcgacgccgaagccgccgccgacttccCCATCAAAACTTTTGCTAGTGGTCCGACAAACAGCATGACCGGCGCAGCATTCCTGGCCGGTATCGACCAGAAGCACGACGGTAAGCCCAATGGCACGACATCTaccaacggcgacgccaacaaGGAGCAAGCACAGATTCTCGTTGTCGACATCGGAGGGACGACCACAGATGTCTGTGCCTTGCTGCCCTCTGGCTTCCCTCGCCAGGCGCCCGGGTTCGTCGAATTTGGAGGCGTCCGCACCGCTTTCTCCATGCCCGAGGTCGTCTCCTTGgggttgggcggcggcagcaaggtCTCGGTCGACGAGACACAGCCGGACCTGGTCTCCGTTGGCCCTGCATCCGTGGGACACCTGATTCGGCAGCAAGCCAAGATATTTGGCGGCTCTACGCTGACAGCGACCGatatcgtcgtcgccgccggcaaggctGATTTAGGGGACGCCGGCCTCATCAAGGACGTTCCTCAATCGACTATTGACCTCGCCCGCAAGGACATCAAAAGGAAGCTTGAGACTGTCATCGACCAGATGAAAGTTTCTGCGGCTCCTGTGACAGTACTTctcgtcggaggcggcgctctgCTCGTCACTGACGAGTTGGCCGGCGTAGAGAAGTGCATATCGCCGGTCCATCAGGGTGCGGCAAACGCTATTGGCGCTGCCATTGGTAGAGTCTCCGGCGAAGTCGACACTGTTGAGATCCTCGAAggcaagaaggagaaggacgTTCTTGAGGCCGCCTGTAAACGCGCAATCGACATGGCCGTTGAAAAGGGGGCCGCACGCGACGATGTCAAGATTGTCGAGGTCAACAGAATGCCGCTTCAGTACATGTCAAAGGTCACAATCCGCGTGCAAGTCAGAGCAGTGGGAAGACTCGCCATCCCCGATGACATATCTCTTCTCCAGAACCCTGAGTGGACCCTGAACGGCGACgcagacgaggccgagggcgaaaAGGTCAGCGTGCCGAACGCGCTGGAGCCCACGACCAAGCCTAGTCTCGGCGTTGACATTGAGTCCTACCGTCCCGATGTCAGGAACGGAGTATGGTACATATCGGAGATTGATTTAGAGTTCTTGGCCACTGGATGTGGTGTTCTaggcactggcggcggcggtccgaCATATTTCGAGTTCCTCAAGGGCTTGGAAGCTTTGCGAAACggtggcaagggcaagatgAGAGTCGTTTCTCCCAAAGCTCTCAAGGACGATGACATTGTCTGTTTCGGTGCCTACTACGGCAGCCCCACCGTCATCAACGAGCGCATGTCTGGTGGCCGAGAAatcatcgacgccatcgaTTCCATCACCAAGGTTCAAGGCCACAAGGAGTTTCATGCCTTGTTGGTCGATGAGAT cggtggtggcaaCGGCATGTGTGTGTTCGGCACTGGTGTACACTACGATCTCCCTGTTGTAGATGGTGACGCCATGGGCAGAGCTTACCCAACGATATACCACG TGACTTTTAGCGTCTATGGCTATCCCATGACTCCCTGTGCGATTACCGATGCCGCGGGCAACTCGTCCGTCATCATG AAAACGGATACGCCGGCAcggctggagaagctgctaCGCGACACGGCTGTTGAGCTGGGGCTGACCTGTGCTTCATCAACGTGCCCGCTGCCAGGGTCCACAATCAAGGCCGCCGCAGTGCAGAACACTATATCTCAAGCCTGGTACCTTGGACGCGCAGTGAACATAGCCCGCCGCAAAAAAGCGAACTATGTCGACGCAATC TTCGATGTCTGCGCCGGAAAACTGCTGTTCACCGGCAAGATTGTGGATGTGCACCGATACATCGGCGGTGGATATACGATGGgggccgtcgtccttgcACCTCTGGGAGCTGACGAACGAGAAGCTGCTAGCGAGAGCAAGCAGCAGGTGCCGACTGACAGGCATATGGTGATACCATTCCAGAACGAGTACCTGTACGCGGCATATAGTGATGCTGAGGGATCCAAGGAGTCACAAGAGGTTGTGTGTACTGTGCCGCACCTCATCTCGATCCTGGGtcaggacggcgaggcgatCGGCTCGCAGGACCTGCGGTACGGCCTGCGCGTCAACGTCATCGCGCTGCCAGCCCATCCGCTGTGGACCACGGAGAAGGCGCTCAAGGTCGGTGGTCCAGAGGGCTTTGGCCTCGACATACCTACGGTTGGCGTGGACAATGATTTTACGGAAGCGAAGAGTGTGATTGATGAATTTGACACACGAACATAG